The nucleotide sequence GGCCTCGTAGCTGAGCAATCCGAGTTTCTGTGGCAACGGCATCATACGCAACCACAGAACCGTTCAGGTTCGTGCGGTAGACCCAGAGCTGTTGTCCACGACTCACCACGACTACCCATCCAGGCACTTCTGCTTGAGTGCAGCTACCATTACCCGGTAATCCCAAACATCCGTTTGCCCAAGTCACTTGTCGGGCTTCTAACACCCGCAATTCAGACACTTGCACTTGACTTTGTTGAGCGATCGCCTGAAAAACAGCCGTTTGAACGGTTTGAGAAAATGCCGTTTGTTGGGTAACTACGGTTGTTTGGCTTTGTCCTTCCAGGGCGACTGTTCCAGATTGAGTGGTGCTTTGCGTTTCAGTCGTTACAGTTGTACGTCGCTCGATGCTTGTCTCAGTCCGAGATTCTGATTGAGAACTGCTTTCAGCTTGAGCGACACGAGTTTCGCTAGCAGTACGATCAAAGGCAACGACTGAACCTGATTCATTCGTGCGATAAACCCAGTACTGTAAGCCATCTGTGACAGTGACTAACCACCCTGGAACGGTTGCCATCGTACAAATCGTATCTGGCTGAGATAAGCCTAAACAGCCGTTTGACCAGGTTTCTTGCCGAGCTTCCAAAACTCGTAAGTCGGATGTCACTGCCCCTGATTGATTGGTAATATCTTGAAAAACTGCTGTTTCTACAGCATCCGGTAGGTCTACACTGACATCATCGTCACTAGTTGCTTGGGCAACTTGATCACCTGAAATCACTGGATCTACAGGTGGAGAAACATTCAAAGATTCTGAAGCGGAAACTGCTGTCGTTTCTGGCACACCATCTGCTGCAAAGGCAGGAGCTACGATCGCAGTTAGCGTACCTAAAGTGGCGATCGCTGCAATTAAATTTCTGGGATAAGAAAAAGTCTTACTCATAGGAACTCCGTTACGGTGAATGAAAAGCCTCAGTTAATGCAAGTGAAGTAACAAATACTAGAAGGTTCCCACCATTCATATCTCAAGCAGGTTACTGCACTTGCTGCTGGGTTACTTGGGAAATAACGAGTTCAAGACCAGGTTTTGACCATTCTGGTAACACCCTGTCGAAACGAATCTTCTCCTTTACGGAGGAGAGTTCAGGATGTTTGCTTTGGCAGCAATAATTCTTAATAATTAGGTGCGCTATTTTTCACGTCGATTCCGACGTTCTTCCTTGTCTCTACCTCGACCATTGCCATTTGATTGAGGTTCATCCGTAGGAGAACTACTAGGTGAGACTTCTGCCTGTACTGGCGCAACGGTTGTCGCATTAAAGGGACTGACCGTAGGAGTCGGTGGTGTCATGACACGTTGCACAATAATTGGGATTGCAGACGCTCCTGTGAGGGAAACTAATCCAATCGCTCCTTGAATCATGAGCGATTTCAACTTATAGCTGAGCTTAGAGGGCGTGGAAGATTCTGGGGTATCTGCCATAGCATTATCGGTTAAGTTGCACTGTGCTTTTATAGTTCAACACTTTGAAAAGTGATAACCATGTTCTCCTAATGGTTCCCCAAAATTTAATATCTTCAAGCTCTCTTAAAACTGTCAATTCCCTTGGGGACGGATTTGATGGATTTTTTGTACAGTGACAGATTAAATGACATTGAGACAAATTCATGTCGTCAAGCGAAATCTCCTGTGCTGCAAGGTTATAAAGAGAATTTACTCAGTGAGCTGGCAATCTGTTCATTGACAAAGCTAAGCCCGGCTTGGGACAAAGAAGCAAGCCAGACTTAGCTTTGCTTCTTCAGTGACACTAATGTGTCTCCACGTCAAATAAAAAGTCACTGTACACCTTCAACACCATTCCAATGGAAGTGTTTGAGTTGGCACCAGAACCCCTGAAGAACTACAACGTATCCGTTTTTGTCGCAGCGGATGATGTGGCAGCTAAGCAAACTGTGATACAACTGGCTCAAGAAATTGGATTTAGCCCGATCGATTCTGGCTCTCTGCGCCATGCTCGCCTCATTGAAGGGTTAGCTGACTTAGAGCGATTTCTAATTATTGGTCAGAAGATGGGAGCCTATGCTGTTCCTGCCATCAATATTCTGCCTCCAGCCCAAACTCAACGGTTGGGTGGACGACAAGACTCTGCTTTGAAATAGAATTTCAAACTTGCACTAGATAAAGGTGAACTCAATGGTTGATTCGTTATCCGGCAAAAAAATTGTGATCATTGGTGCAAGTTCAGGAATTGGTCTAGCGGTTGCTAAGCAGACCGCAGAACTGGAAGCCTCGGTGGTGATATCTAGCCGCTCTCAAGACAAACTCGATCGGGCAAAGGAATTCATTTCCGGTCAGGTGGAAGCGATCGCGGCTGATATTTTGAATGAGGATTCTGTTAACGCGCTGTTTGAGCGAGTTGGAAGTTTTGACCACTTAGTGATTACGGCTGTGGCAGATGAAAATTTACTCCGTTCACCGTTAGCAGAAATGTCAACAGCAATTGCTCAACGCGGGATGGAGAAATTTTGGGGAACCTTCTTTGCTGCCCGTGCAGCCGTAAAAACGATCGCTCAAACGGGTTCGATTACCCTGACCTCCAGTGTTTCTATTTTCAAGCCCTCCAGGGCAGGAGGGGTTTCTGTGATGTCGGCGGCGAGTGCTGCGGTTGCTGTGTTTGGACGAGCATTGGCAGCAGAACTGGCACCGATTCGCGTCAATGTGATTGCTCCTGGGGTCGTCGATACAGGCGTGTGGAGCAACACAGATTCTCAGCGATCAGACCTGGCAAAGTGGGCAGAGGAATCGCTACCTGTACAGCATCTTGGACAAGCCGAAGAGCTGGCTCATGCCGTATTGAGCGTAATGACCAATACTTACATTACAGGGGCTATCTTGCCTGTGGATGGTGGTTTAACAGTGATGTAAATGACGCTCATGAACGAACTAAGAGGTGTCTGTTATGCGAGAAGAACTCTACGACCTGAGTGAACAAAAGGTATTGATCATTGGTGGCAGCAGTCGGATGGGATTGGAAATTGCCAGACTCAGCGCAATGCTGGGAGCAAGTGTGATTCTCTCCAGTCGTTCAAACAGCAAATTGGAGGCTGCGATCGCTTCGTTACCAAAGGGTGTAACCGCTTACGCTGCCAATGCTGCGATTGAGCAAGAAGCAGCCCAACTCTTGCAAGATCTCGCTCCACTGGATCACATTATTGTGACCGCATCGAGTGGAACATCTGCCAGCAGTATTCCAGAAACCTCTCCAGAAATTGCTCAAGCCGCTTTTAGCCGATTTTGGATGTCGTATCATGTGCTGCATTTTGCTCCAAAGGTGATGCGCCCCTCTGGTTCAATCACGCTTCTCTCGGGCAGCAGTGGACGCAGACCTGTAACGGGTTATGGGGTCTGGAGCAGTTTACATGGCAGCATTGAGAGCTTGGTGCGTCCTGCGGTGTTGGAGTTAGCTCCCATTCGCGTCAATGCAATATCTCCGGGCGGAATTGGACTAACGCCCGATCGCCAATTAGCTCACCATGCTGGACAACCTATTGATATTGCAAAAATGGCGATCGCACTTATGACCAATCCAGCAGTGACAAATACGGTTGTAGATGTAGATAGTGGTGAACGGCTAGGAACCTGGTCTGGTCAAGTTTCAGAAGAAGTTACGGATTGAGTGAAGAAGTACTTCTTGATGATTAAGCTAATGAACTTCATTAATCTCTTTTGCGTTTCCTTGAATGTTGCTCGGATCATAAAAATAACGCTCCTGGATAATTCGTCCGTCTTTCCAGGTCTGTAAGCCTAACTCTTCAATCCGAATGCGGTAGCCATCAACTGTTGTGATCTCAAGGTGCATTTCAATGACGGAGTGCCCGTCTAGTGGATGAGAGGCGGTAAAACCATCCACCAGAACAACTCCAATCTTAAACTCGTGAAGCTCCTGTACATTGGCGTTCATTCGCTTTTGCCGCTCGATGCTGAGTGCGCGTCCAACACGGGGTGGTTGTAAGTTTTCCTGCACAACCACATGCTCGTCGTAAAATCGCTCGTAGCTTTCTTCGACGGTTGGATTAGTTTTCTGAAAGTCGAGAAGTCCCTGAACCCGTTCGCGTAGATTCATTTTGAGGTCTTCCTGAGTCATTAAACTACGGTTGAGCAAACAACGTTTCCAAGCCAGTGTAGGATTTCAATGGCAGAATCTCAAACACTAAAACCCCAGCTTTTACCATTGGAAACTCAGACGCGATCGCTTGCATTGCTTGTAAATCTGAGGCTTCACAAAGTAGTACAGCACCGCTCATGTCAGCGATGTAATAAAACGATCGCACAATCTCCGCCGAATACTGCTTCCAGACGGATTCAGCCTCAGCCTTGACATGGGGTAATACTTGTTCCGTTGAAACCCCTGACGCAATTCGTGCCAGAATCAAAAACTGCATGATTTCCTTATGAATAGAAGAGTCTGAAACGGTTGTTTCAGGGGGTTGGTGAAGAGAAGTCGAAAACGGTATGTTCCTCAGTGAGAAAAGCGCGGGACTGAGCAAAGTCTACGAAATTGACTTCGCCTACTTTCGGATCTGTGATGTATTGTTGGGCGGCGGCTTGTCCTTCAGGCGTACTCACTGCGGCTAAAAAATCTTCCATGCTGTTCCACCAAATTTCGGTAACACCATCATAAGGTGAGGCATCCAGACCACGTGATTTAGCAATTTCAAGGTTTACTGGCGTATCAATCGTATGGCTTTGAATATACCTGGTTGCCTTTAACGTTTGAGCGAGGTTGCGAATGAAGGAACCGTGAACATCTCGCCAGAAGGCATGGAACTCTTCATCACTCAGGTCAGCACGTTTGCGAATGCAATAGACAAACTTAATCATAAAAATCTTCCGTTCATTGATGAAAGGACAGTAGCAGTTTAGGGAACTGTGACGATAATTTTGCCATTCTGTTGATTAGATTCCATGTACTGGTGTGCTTCCACAATTTGCTCCAGTGAAAAGACGCGATCGAGCACAGGAACCAGTGCCCCAGATGTCAACCCGTCATAGATGTACTGTTTGGCACGGTCTAATTTCTCAGGATTGGTTGTGATTTCAAACAACGTGTAACCCTGTACCTTCAAGCCTTTCTGCAATGCAGCAAAGAGAGGAAAGGAAGTTGATGCCGTTTCATCTAACGCACCATAGACAAAAATCGTTGCTCCCGGTGCAGCGGCTGTTGCCAAAGTTTCGAGCAGTGACCCAGCAATGGCATCAAAAATAAGATCAGCCCCATGACCGTTTGTAATTTCCATGACTCGGCTAACTAAGTCTTCGTCATTGGTAACAATCACATGGTCTGCGCCGTTTTCCAGCAACATTTGCTTTTTGGCTGTACTGCGCGTCGTGGCGATCGCAACTGCTCCTGCGGCTTTGGCAATTTGAATAGCAGAGTAGCCTACACTGCTACTAGCGGCTGTAATCAGAACAAAATCGCCTGCTTTCACCTGCCCGTACTCAACCAGGGGACCGTAGGCGGTAATATACTGCATCCAGATCGCGGTTCCCTGCTGGGGTGAAAGGCTTTCAGGATAAGCGGCAACGGCTGTCGCTGGGACGATTGCACTTTCCCCATACACACCATACTGTTTCATTGAAAAAGCAGGAATGGTACTGACGCGATCGCCAATCTGGAAACCCATTACCCCTTCACCAATCGCATCGATGATTCCCGATGCTTCGTACCCCAGGGTAGATGGAAATGTTTCGGGTAATTCTAAATATCGCCCTGATCGAAAACCAACTTCTGCACGATTGAGTCCAATCGCTTCAACCTTCAGCCGTACTTCTCCAACACTCGGTTCTTTTAAGGATTCGTCTTTTAGCTTGAGAACATCTGCACTGCCAAACTCATAAAATCGAACAATCTTTGGCATGATAACCCTACTCCTCCTCAAGAAGCTTCCATCATCAAGGATTTGGCGATACACTTCTTTCAGATTTTTGCTTTTTTTCAGGATTCTTGCTTCTTTCTCAAAATTAGCTTCCTGCAATGAGTGATAAATCTCTATCTAGAACGGCTTGTCACTTCTAATCGTGGGAGATAACCTCTATGGCTCTGCAACAGGAAGGGATTGATAATCAACGAGTTGAGCCTCATGTTGAGCATCCAAGCGAATTTGTCTTGTTGTCAAGTGGAACGCTTACCTGGAATGGCATTCTGCTGGAGCATCTAAAATTTCCACCCCTCGATATTTCAGACTTTTATGCAGCAAGGCACCATCTCACCCTCCAACTGAGAATGCCTAAAAAAGTAGAACTGAAGACTAATGGCAAGTTTAACTATCAGCAATTATTGCCGGGAAATGTCTGTATTACACCATTTCAGCATCTTCACGCAGTCCGGTGGCAAGATGAGATGGAAGTTCTTTCTCTGACTCTAGAGCCAGAATTCGTTGCTCATGCTGTTCAGGAATCGGTGAATCCTGAACGAGTGGAATTGATGATGCACCGAGGGCAAAAAGACCCTTTAATTCGAGAAATTCTATTTGCTCTAAAAGCCGAACTGGAAGCGGGTTGTCCGTCAGGTCGATTGTATGGTGAAGCGATGGGGACTGCACTGGCTGTTCATCTACTCAAATGCTATTCAACGCTGAAACCATCACCAACCGTCTATGTAGATGGATTGCCGCAACATAAGCTCAATCAAGTCTTGGAGTATATTCAGGTTCATCTTGACCAAGACATTAAGCTGATAGACTTAGCTGACTGTGTGGGTATGAGCCAATACTATTTTTGTCGGTTGTTTAAGCAATCAATGGGAGTTTCACCTCATCAGTTTATGTTACAGCAGCGAATTGAGCGAGCAAAACAACTACTTCAGCAGAAGGATCTGACGATCGCAGATATAGCCCTCTCCTGTGGTTTTAAGAATCAAAGCCATTTCACAACCCTGTTCCGTAAGTTTATTGGCAGCACTCCAAAAGCCTTTAGAAACCTGTAATGCAAGTCAGGCTCTGCCAAGCCTATGCAATGGAGGGGCGATCGCTAACCTGCATCCATCAAAACAGATAAGGTTTGCTTGGCGTACTGCGCTCCAGTTGGATTCGCCTCAATCGTAGCCATGAGGCTAGCTCCTCCAATCAGAAGTAGATATTGCTGAGAAAACGATACGGGGTCTTTCACTCCAGCCTCAGATGCCAATTGCATAATGTATGTACGAATGGATTCTCTTAATTGAATCGAAACCTGGTGGGCAGGGTGAGTCGCATCCGCAATTTCTAGCACGACATTGATAAACGGACAGCCTCGAAAATCAGGATTTGCGTACCAGTTCTGGAGGACATCGAAGGTTGCAAGCAACCGCTCTTTTGCCGTACCCCCCTTGCTACTGACTGCTTCTTCAAACCAGGTTAACCACTGGCTAGCCCGATGTTGCATCACTTCGAGGATGAGGTCATCCTTAGACGGAAAGTGTCGATACAACGTTCTTTTAGCAACACCTGATTCGGCAATCACTTCATTGATGCCAACATTTTGAGTGCCCTTTTGGTAAAAGAGCCGGGATGCGGTTTCTAGGATTTGCTGACGCGCAGCACTGGATTCGGACATCACCATAACAAAGTAGACAAACTTGTCTCCATAGAGATATACTACCAGCTATTGAGGGTAGACAGACTTGTCTACCTGAAGGCAGTTGATTCATCTCAATGAAGTCAAGCAGGGCGATTTGTCCTGCAAGTTTTTGCTGCTCAAATGGACATTAAGGAGTGAACTGATTTATGGCAGGAGTTTCCAAGAAGCCAGATTTGAACGATCCAGAGTTGCGTAAAAAGCTACTGCAAGGAATGGGGCACAACTATTATGGAGAACCTGCATGGCCTAATGAACTGCTTTACATTTTTCCAGTGGTCATTCTGGGAGCTCTGGCTTTGTGTGTAGGATTGGCGGTACTCGATCCAGCAATCATAGGGGAGCCTGCAAATCCCTTCGCAACTCCACTAGAAATTCTCCCAGAATGGTATTTTTATCCTGTCTTTCAGATTCTCCGTGTTGTTCCAAATAAACTGTTGGGTGTTGTCATGATGGTCTCCATACCATTGGGATTAATGTGTATTCCATTTATTGAAAGCGTCAACAAATTTCAGAATCCATTCCGCCGACCGATCGCCACATGTATCTTTTTAGTGGGGACACTAGTTACGCTTTGGCTTGGAATTGGTGCGGCGATGCCAATTGATCAATCCCTCACCTTGGGTTTATTTTGATGGCTACCGTTAGCGGGTGGAAACTGTGCCATACATGACGAGGAGAATTTAACTTTTAACCTTGTCCGGTCTTCTTCCCCAAGGCTTTAGAGTAGAAATGACAATAATCACAAAGAGGAAAGAGACTTGAATCACTGATCCAATTAACACTCCTCTCGTATCAAACTTGTAAATGGAATCATTGAATGCACCTAAACCTTCTGATTGAGCGGTTCCTACGGAGTTGCGCGAAACGTTAATCGCCTCAGCCGTGTTACCCCAAGGAAATAGCCAGAACGTTCCAAAAGCGATTAATCCAGTCGTCAAAATCCACTTAGTAATCACCCAGTAGAATTTGAAGAACCCGTAGTTTTTTGCCAGCAAAGGAGAGTTGCTGTCACGACAGAACCGATCGCCGCAGGAATCACAATGAAATCATCCAGTAAGTTGATCACTGAATTGAGTGCGAAGAGAATATCAGCATTGGCTGTGCTGTTATTTCTAAGTGCAATCAGA is from Oscillatoria sp. FACHB-1407 and encodes:
- a CDS encoding S-layer homology domain-containing protein, which gives rise to MSKTFSYPRNLIAAIATLGTLTAIVAPAFAADGVPETTAVSASESLNVSPPVDPVISGDQVAQATSDDDVSVDLPDAVETAVFQDITNQSGAVTSDLRVLEARQETWSNGCLGLSQPDTICTMATVPGWLVTVTDGLQYWVYRTNESGSVVAFDRTASETRVAQAESSSQSESRTETSIERRTTVTTETQSTTQSGTVALEGQSQTTVVTQQTAFSQTVQTAVFQAIAQQSQVQVSELRVLEARQVTWANGCLGLPGNGSCTQAEVPGWVVVVSRGQQLWVYRTNLNGSVVAYDAVATETRIAQLRGRQETRVFSDVQTGYWANPFIVELAKLDIIAGYPDGTYRPEQAVTRAELAAIIRRAFEVTEVRQAVRFTDVSTTYWAYSAIEEAYEMGFLSTVSSNAFRPQASLTRADVLFALARGLKISTQTSPETLLSAYDDVQISSDTRLLLAALTEQGIVVNYPNVRLLTLERVATRAEVAAFIYQTLVSLGRVEAISSSYVVPGQATVINNGTAVQTDSRESAGRRNCNQGIGNGAEGCDPGNSAPRGGSNDEGGRTPGRSQ
- a CDS encoding TetR/AcrR family transcriptional regulator, with the protein product MVMSESSAARQQILETASRLFYQKGTQNVGINEVIAESGVAKRTLYRHFPSKDDLILEVMQHRASQWLTWFEEAVSSKGGTAKERLLATFDVLQNWYANPDFRGCPFINVVLEIADATHPAHQVSIQLRESIRTYIMQLASEAGVKDPVSFSQQYLLLIGGASLMATIEANPTGAQYAKQTLSVLMDAG
- a CDS encoding helix-turn-helix transcriptional regulator, coding for MALQQEGIDNQRVEPHVEHPSEFVLLSSGTLTWNGILLEHLKFPPLDISDFYAARHHLTLQLRMPKKVELKTNGKFNYQQLLPGNVCITPFQHLHAVRWQDEMEVLSLTLEPEFVAHAVQESVNPERVELMMHRGQKDPLIREILFALKAELEAGCPSGRLYGEAMGTALAVHLLKCYSTLKPSPTVYVDGLPQHKLNQVLEYIQVHLDQDIKLIDLADCVGMSQYYFCRLFKQSMGVSPHQFMLQQRIERAKQLLQQKDLTIADIALSCGFKNQSHFTTLFRKFIGSTPKAFRNL
- a CDS encoding SDR family oxidoreductase produces the protein MVDSLSGKKIVIIGASSGIGLAVAKQTAELEASVVISSRSQDKLDRAKEFISGQVEAIAADILNEDSVNALFERVGSFDHLVITAVADENLLRSPLAEMSTAIAQRGMEKFWGTFFAARAAVKTIAQTGSITLTSSVSIFKPSRAGGVSVMSAASAAVAVFGRALAAELAPIRVNVIAPGVVDTGVWSNTDSQRSDLAKWAEESLPVQHLGQAEELAHAVLSVMTNTYITGAILPVDGGLTVM
- a CDS encoding zinc-dependent alcohol dehydrogenase family protein; the encoded protein is MPKIVRFYEFGSADVLKLKDESLKEPSVGEVRLKVEAIGLNRAEVGFRSGRYLELPETFPSTLGYEASGIIDAIGEGVMGFQIGDRVSTIPAFSMKQYGVYGESAIVPATAVAAYPESLSPQQGTAIWMQYITAYGPLVEYGQVKAGDFVLITAASSSVGYSAIQIAKAAGAVAIATTRSTAKKQMLLENGADHVIVTNDEDLVSRVMEITNGHGADLIFDAIAGSLLETLATAAAPGATIFVYGALDETASTSFPLFAALQKGLKVQGYTLFEITTNPEKLDRAKQYIYDGLTSGALVPVLDRVFSLEQIVEAHQYMESNQQNGKIIVTVP
- the petD gene encoding cytochrome b6-f complex subunit IV; translation: MAGVSKKPDLNDPELRKKLLQGMGHNYYGEPAWPNELLYIFPVVILGALALCVGLAVLDPAIIGEPANPFATPLEILPEWYFYPVFQILRVVPNKLLGVVMMVSIPLGLMCIPFIESVNKFQNPFRRPIATCIFLVGTLVTLWLGIGAAMPIDQSLTLGLF
- a CDS encoding EthD domain-containing protein, with the translated sequence MIKFVYCIRKRADLSDEEFHAFWRDVHGSFIRNLAQTLKATRYIQSHTIDTPVNLEIAKSRGLDASPYDGVTEIWWNSMEDFLAAVSTPEGQAAAQQYITDPKVGEVNFVDFAQSRAFLTEEHTVFDFSSPTP
- a CDS encoding SDR family oxidoreductase, whose amino-acid sequence is MREELYDLSEQKVLIIGGSSRMGLEIARLSAMLGASVILSSRSNSKLEAAIASLPKGVTAYAANAAIEQEAAQLLQDLAPLDHIIVTASSGTSASSIPETSPEIAQAAFSRFWMSYHVLHFAPKVMRPSGSITLLSGSSGRRPVTGYGVWSSLHGSIESLVRPAVLELAPIRVNAISPGGIGLTPDRQLAHHAGQPIDIAKMAIALMTNPAVTNTVVDVDSGERLGTWSGQVSEEVTD